The Verrucomicrobiota bacterium genome segment CCAGGTTGGGCGTTTTCACGATCGGATTCCCCGCGCAACCAAGCACCTCGGCATGGTGCTGGTCGGTGATAAACACCAGCAGGTTGAAACGATTCGTTTCCGCCGCCGTCAGGGACAAGGGCGACCAGATCAAAGTCAGGCACAAAGCCGCGAGATGCACTCGGTTCATAACGTGGCGGCACGTTATCCAGCCAAACCAGGAATATCAACCCAATCCATTAAGTCGCCTTCATTCATTAACGAAAAATCAAGACGCCGCGCGACCTCGGAAAGTAATCTCAATCGGCTGGCGAGCGCCAGTATAGTTATGCATTCCGCGCCAATGCGGCTCGGACTTTATTGGCCACGCCGTCGATGGTGAAAGGCTTCTCGATGAAATTCATCCCCTCAGCCAACACCCCGTGGTGGGCGATGACATCCCTCGTATAGCCGGACATGAAGAGGCACCGAAGCTGCGGGTGGCGTGCCATTAACCGTTGGGCCAGATCCCGTCCGTTCATCTCGGGCATCACCACGTCGGTCATCAGCAGGTGAATCTCGCCCGCGTGTAGATCGGCCAGCCGGATTGCTTCACTCGGTGAGTTCGCAGCCACGACCGTGTACCCCAGCCGCTCAAGAATCCTCCGGGCGATGGCCAGAATAGCCGGCTCGTCTTCCACCAGCAGCACCGTCTCCCCGGAACTTTTGGGCCTTTCCGCCACGCTCTCCTTTTGGGGCGCGGCGGGCTCGCCGACGTACTGGGGCAGATAGAGGTTAAAGATTGTCCCTTTGCCTGGTTCGCTGGAAACACTGATGAATCCGTGGTTCTGTTTGACGATGCCATACACCGTGGCCAGGCCCAGGCCGGTCCCCTTGCCGAGGCCTTTGGTGGTGAAGAATGGCTCGAAGATTTTGGACATCGTTGCCTTGTCCATGCCACACCCGTCATCACTCACGGCCAACCGCACATACGCCCCGGGCATAACCCCTGGGTGATCGGCGCAATAAGCGTCATCCATGACCGCATTCCCCGTTTCGATGGTCACCTTGCCCACGCCGTCAATGGCGTCGCGCGCGTTGACACAGAGATTGGCCAGAACCTGATCAATTTGGGTGGGATCCACGTTGATGAGCGCCAAGTCGGTAGCAGGCAACCAAGCCAATTGAATGTCCTCGCTGATGAGCCGGCGCAGCATCTTTAGCAAACTCTCCACGGTTTCGTTCAAGTCCAGCACCCTGGGAGCGATGGGCTGCTGCCGGGCAAATGCCAACAATTGCCGGGTCAGGTCCGCGGAGCGCCGGGCGCAGGACCGGATTTCTTCGAGGCTTTCGCGGATCGGACTGTCCGGCGGAATTTCATCCAGGGCCAGGTTCGCATTTCCCAGGATGGCTTGCAGCATGTTGTTGAAATCGTGCGCCACGCCACCCGCCAGGCGTCCCACGGATTCCATCTTCTGAGCCTGATGGAACTGGGCTTCGAGTTTGGCCTTTTCCGCCTCCGCCCGTTTGCGTTCGGTGATATCGCGGTGGACGCATTGGATGACGGCTTGCCCGCCAA includes the following:
- a CDS encoding PAS domain S-box protein; the encoded protein is MTQPIDGSELNSLRQQAQVALQESERRFHALVRDLPNIAVQGYDQNRRVIFWNAASEVLYGYKRGEVMDQLLEELVIPPEMRDAVIGAITNWVTNGVPIPAGELTLQKKDGSPIHVFSSHAMLVNSHGDQELFCVDIDLTASKQVEASLRESEMRYRILFDRANDGIMLLTADGKLTAVNESFARMHGYTATEMQVMNLRDFDSPETAKHIPERMRRLLAGEALTFEVEHYHKDGHLFLLEVSASLVTLGGQAVIQCVHRDITERKRAEAEKAKLEAQFHQAQKMESVGRLAGGVAHDFNNMLQAILGNANLALDEIPPDSPIRESLEEIRSCARRSADLTRQLLAFARQQPIAPRVLDLNETVESLLKMLRRLISEDIQLAWLPATDLALINVDPTQIDQVLANLCVNARDAIDGVGKVTIETGNAVMDDAYCADHPGVMPGAYVRLAVSDDGCGMDKATMSKIFEPFFTTKGLGKGTGLGLATVYGIVKQNHGFISVSSEPGKGTIFNLYLPQYVGEPAAPQKESVAERPKSSGETVLLVEDEPAILAIARRILERLGYTVVAANSPSEAIRLADLHAGEIHLLMTDVVMPEMNGRDLAQRLMARHPQLRCLFMSGYTRDVIAHHGVLAEGMNFIEKPFTIDGVANKVRAALARNA